The Eleginops maclovinus isolate JMC-PN-2008 ecotype Puerto Natales chromosome 24, JC_Emac_rtc_rv5, whole genome shotgun sequence genome contains a region encoding:
- the LOC134860878 gene encoding cytochrome b-245 heavy chain isoform X2, translating to MGNFAANEGLSIFVILVWLGINAFLFVHFYMAFLLERWFYTRVLLGQALSWARAPAACLNFNCMLILLPVCRNLLSFLRGTIQCCSRTAARQLDRNITFHKLVAYMIAFHTAVHIIAHLFNFEYFMDAQLNRNSSLLPFVLSEIGSGDNASFLNPIRTNNTSPTIVLFTTIAGLTGVAITLALILIITSSMEVIRRSYFEVFWYTHHLFVIFFIGLVFHGAGRIVRGQTLPSLQTNDPEVCSTRVEEWGNNGSSCAVPKFAGNPPQTWKWVLGPMILYVCERIVRFYRSHQKVVITKVVMHPSKTLELQMKRKGFHMEVGQYVFIQCPSVSRLEWHPFTLTSAPEEDYFSAHIRIVGDWTQALYEACAGDQTEPQDAWKLPKIAIDGPFGTASEDVFRYEVVMLVGAGIGVTPFASILKSVWYKRIQNNQDVFTKKIYFYWLCPETEAFEWFADLLQSLEAQMTEKGVMDFLSYNIYLTRWKEKEAAHFRVHHEAENDPITGLKQKTLYGKPNWDNEFSNVAAKHPGCI from the exons ATGGGGAACTTCGCTGCCAACGAGGGACTCTCCATTTTCGTTATT ctGGTGTGGCTGGGGATCAATgccttcctgtttgtgcatttCTACATGGCCTTCCTGCTGGAGCGTTGGTTCTACACCCGGGTCCTGCTGGGG CAAGCTCTGTCCTGGGCCCGGGCGCCGGCCGCCTGCCTCAACTTCAACTGCATGCTCATCCTGCTGCCGGTGTGCAGGAACCTGCTCTCCTTCCTGCGCGGCACCATCCAG TGCTGCAGCCGCACAGCAGCTCGGCAGCTGGACCGGAACATCACCTTCCACAAACTGGTGGCTTACATGATCGCCTTCCACACAG ccgtACACATCATCGCCCACCTGTTCAACTTCGAGTACTTCATGGACGCGCAGCTGAACAGGAACAGCAGCCTCCTGCCCTTCGTCCTGTCGGAGATCGGCTCCGGAGACAACGCCTCCTTCCTGAACCCCATCAGGACCAACAACACG agccCCACCATCGTGCTGTTCACCACCATCGCCGGGCTGACGGGCGTCGCCATCACGCTGGCgctcatcctcatcatcacgTCCTCCATGGAGGTGATCCGCCGCTCCTACTTCGAGGTGTTCTGGTACACGCACCACCTCTTCGTCATCTTCTTCATTGGACTGGTGTTCCACGGCGCTGG gcgcATTGTGAGAGGACAGACCCTCCCCAGCCTGCAGACCAACGACCCTGAGGTGTGCTCCACCCGAGTTGAGGAGTGGGGGAACAACGGCTCCAGTTGTGCTGTTCCCAAGTTTGCAGGAAACCCCCCACAG ACATGGAAGTGGGTGCTGGGCCCGATGATCCTGTACGTGTGTGAGAGGATCGTGCGCTTCTACCGCTCGCACCAGAAGGTGGTCATcaccaag GTGGTGATGCACCCCTCCAAGACCCTGGagctgcagatgaagaggaaAGGCTTCCACATGGAGGTGGGGCAGTACGTCTTCATCCAGTGTCCCTCCGTCTCCAGGCTGGAGTGGCACCCCTTCACGCTGACCTCCGCCCCCGAGGAGGACTACTTCAGCGCCCACATCCGCATCGTGGGGGACTGGACCCAGGCGCTGTACGAGGCCTGCGCCGGGGACCAGACGGAGCCTCAGGACGCCTGGAAGCTGCCCAA GATAGCCATCGACGGCCCGTTCGGCACGGCCAGCGAAGACGTGTTCCGCTACGAGGTGGTGATGCTGGTCGGAGCGGGCATCGGTGTGACTCCTTTCGCCTCCATCCTGAAGTCAGTGTGGTACAAACGGATCCAGAACAACCAGGACGTCTTCACCAAGAAG ATCTACTTCTACTGGCTGTGTCCGGAGACCGAGGCCTTCGAGTGGTTCGCTGACCTGCTGCAGTCTCTGGAGGCCCAGATGACGGAGAAAGGTGTGATGGACTTCCTCAGCTACAACATCTACCTCACCCGCTGGAAGGAGAAGGAG GCGGCTCACTTCCGCGTTCACCACGAGGCGGAGAACGATCCCATCACCGGGCTCAAGCAGAAGACCCTCTACGGGAAACCCAACTGGGACAATGAGTTCAGCAACGTTGCAGCAAAGCACCCTGG GTGTATTTGA
- the LOC134860878 gene encoding cytochrome b-245 heavy chain isoform X1 — translation MGNFAANEGLSIFVILVWLGINAFLFVHFYMAFLLERWFYTRVLLGQALSWARAPAACLNFNCMLILLPVCRNLLSFLRGTIQCCSRTAARQLDRNITFHKLVAYMIAFHTAVHIIAHLFNFEYFMDAQLNRNSSLLPFVLSEIGSGDNASFLNPIRTNNTSPTIVLFTTIAGLTGVAITLALILIITSSMEVIRRSYFEVFWYTHHLFVIFFIGLVFHGAGRIVRGQTLPSLQTNDPEVCSTRVEEWGNNGSSCAVPKFAGNPPQTWKWVLGPMILYVCERIVRFYRSHQKVVITKVVMHPSKTLELQMKRKGFHMEVGQYVFIQCPSVSRLEWHPFTLTSAPEEDYFSAHIRIVGDWTQALYEACAGDQTEPQDAWKLPKIAIDGPFGTASEDVFRYEVVMLVGAGIGVTPFASILKSVWYKRIQNNQDVFTKKIYFYWLCPETEAFEWFADLLQSLEAQMTEKGVMDFLSYNIYLTRWKEKEAAHFRVHHEAENDPITGLKQKTLYGKPNWDNEFSNVAAKHPGTKVGVFLCGPPQLGKSLEKQSLSHSEGDVKFIFNKENF, via the exons ATGGGGAACTTCGCTGCCAACGAGGGACTCTCCATTTTCGTTATT ctGGTGTGGCTGGGGATCAATgccttcctgtttgtgcatttCTACATGGCCTTCCTGCTGGAGCGTTGGTTCTACACCCGGGTCCTGCTGGGG CAAGCTCTGTCCTGGGCCCGGGCGCCGGCCGCCTGCCTCAACTTCAACTGCATGCTCATCCTGCTGCCGGTGTGCAGGAACCTGCTCTCCTTCCTGCGCGGCACCATCCAG TGCTGCAGCCGCACAGCAGCTCGGCAGCTGGACCGGAACATCACCTTCCACAAACTGGTGGCTTACATGATCGCCTTCCACACAG ccgtACACATCATCGCCCACCTGTTCAACTTCGAGTACTTCATGGACGCGCAGCTGAACAGGAACAGCAGCCTCCTGCCCTTCGTCCTGTCGGAGATCGGCTCCGGAGACAACGCCTCCTTCCTGAACCCCATCAGGACCAACAACACG agccCCACCATCGTGCTGTTCACCACCATCGCCGGGCTGACGGGCGTCGCCATCACGCTGGCgctcatcctcatcatcacgTCCTCCATGGAGGTGATCCGCCGCTCCTACTTCGAGGTGTTCTGGTACACGCACCACCTCTTCGTCATCTTCTTCATTGGACTGGTGTTCCACGGCGCTGG gcgcATTGTGAGAGGACAGACCCTCCCCAGCCTGCAGACCAACGACCCTGAGGTGTGCTCCACCCGAGTTGAGGAGTGGGGGAACAACGGCTCCAGTTGTGCTGTTCCCAAGTTTGCAGGAAACCCCCCACAG ACATGGAAGTGGGTGCTGGGCCCGATGATCCTGTACGTGTGTGAGAGGATCGTGCGCTTCTACCGCTCGCACCAGAAGGTGGTCATcaccaag GTGGTGATGCACCCCTCCAAGACCCTGGagctgcagatgaagaggaaAGGCTTCCACATGGAGGTGGGGCAGTACGTCTTCATCCAGTGTCCCTCCGTCTCCAGGCTGGAGTGGCACCCCTTCACGCTGACCTCCGCCCCCGAGGAGGACTACTTCAGCGCCCACATCCGCATCGTGGGGGACTGGACCCAGGCGCTGTACGAGGCCTGCGCCGGGGACCAGACGGAGCCTCAGGACGCCTGGAAGCTGCCCAA GATAGCCATCGACGGCCCGTTCGGCACGGCCAGCGAAGACGTGTTCCGCTACGAGGTGGTGATGCTGGTCGGAGCGGGCATCGGTGTGACTCCTTTCGCCTCCATCCTGAAGTCAGTGTGGTACAAACGGATCCAGAACAACCAGGACGTCTTCACCAAGAAG ATCTACTTCTACTGGCTGTGTCCGGAGACCGAGGCCTTCGAGTGGTTCGCTGACCTGCTGCAGTCTCTGGAGGCCCAGATGACGGAGAAAGGTGTGATGGACTTCCTCAGCTACAACATCTACCTCACCCGCTGGAAGGAGAAGGAG GCGGCTCACTTCCGCGTTCACCACGAGGCGGAGAACGATCCCATCACCGGGCTCAAGCAGAAGACCCTCTACGGGAAACCCAACTGGGACAATGAGTTCAGCAACGTTGCAGCAAAGCACCCTGG GACTAAAGTGGGGGTGTTTCTATGCGGCCCCCCTCAGCTGGGGAAGTCCCTGGAGAAACAGAGTCTGTCTCACTCCGAGGGTGACGTCAAGTTCATCTTCAACAAGGAGAACTTCTAA